A single window of Flavobacteriales bacterium DNA harbors:
- a CDS encoding M15 family metallopeptidase: MRMYKIIIPLFGCFLFSCSSPEQKSSENHSSDTLFKSEQADSTSDDLIQVEDTCQLEKDLIASGLVCVNGMCPAIKVDLRYSDTLNLVGEDMYGDLSRLYLHPEAAKKLCKAQELLFKEDSTLHLLVYDGVRPRRVQQMLWDKVDLPPSQKGKFVSNPKNTSLHNYGCAVDITIVRENGEVLDMGTNYDDTAILAHPDLEVFFLKEKQLTETHIQNRKLLRKVMQGAGFFGISSEWWHFNACTREFARANYKVIE, from the coding sequence ATGCGTATGTATAAAATTATTATTCCACTGTTTGGTTGCTTTCTTTTTTCCTGTTCTTCCCCTGAACAAAAAAGTAGCGAAAATCATTCTTCTGATACATTGTTTAAATCGGAACAGGCTGATTCTACTAGTGATGATTTGATTCAAGTGGAAGATACCTGTCAGCTGGAAAAAGATTTAATTGCATCGGGATTGGTTTGTGTGAATGGTATGTGTCCGGCGATAAAGGTTGACCTCCGTTATTCCGATACGCTGAATTTAGTGGGCGAGGATATGTATGGTGATTTATCACGTTTGTATTTGCATCCGGAAGCAGCAAAAAAATTATGTAAGGCACAGGAATTACTTTTTAAAGAAGATTCTACCTTACATCTGCTGGTTTACGATGGTGTTCGTCCACGTCGCGTTCAGCAAATGTTGTGGGATAAAGTGGATCTTCCTCCCTCTCAAAAGGGAAAATTTGTTTCTAATCCTAAAAACACTTCATTGCATAATTATGGTTGTGCGGTTGATATCACCATCGTGAGAGAAAACGGAGAGGTGCTGGATATGGGGACCAATTACGACGATACCGCCATTCTTGCGCATCCGGACCTGGAGGTGTTTTTCTTAAAAGAAAAGCAATTAACCGAAACTCATATTCAAAACCGGAAACTGCTGCGAAAGGTGATGCAGGGCGCCGGATTTTTTGGTATTTCCTCTGAGTGGTGGCACTTTAATGCCTGCACCCGCGAATTTGCCCGGGCTAATTACAAAGTGATTGAATAA
- a CDS encoding glutathione peroxidase — MKRILISGGILVLFSGLFILNSSCTSEKVATTANPTVTMKTIYDFKVTDINGSAFDFASLKGKKILVVNTASECGLTPQYEQLEELYKNYGGDKFTIVGFPANNFGQQEPGTNDEIKTFCSRNYGVTFPMMSKISVKGDDQHPLYKWLTHKSENGVGDYEVKWNFHKFLIDENGHLVRDVDPRTLPNDPIITDWIKK, encoded by the coding sequence ATGAAACGTATTCTCATTTCCGGTGGTATTCTTGTTTTGTTTTCAGGACTTTTTATACTGAACAGTTCCTGTACATCAGAAAAGGTTGCAACCACCGCCAATCCTACTGTAACCATGAAAACTATTTATGATTTTAAAGTCACCGACATTAACGGTTCCGCTTTTGATTTTGCTTCTCTAAAAGGAAAAAAAATTCTGGTAGTAAATACCGCGAGTGAATGCGGATTAACACCTCAATACGAGCAATTGGAAGAATTGTATAAAAACTATGGTGGAGATAAATTTACCATCGTTGGTTTTCCTGCAAATAATTTTGGTCAGCAAGAACCGGGTACCAATGATGAAATCAAAACCTTCTGCAGCAGAAATTATGGTGTGACTTTCCCCATGATGTCGAAAATTTCTGTGAAGGGAGATGATCAGCATCCATTGTACAAATGGTTAACCCATAAGTCGGAAAATGGAGTAGGGGATTACGAAGTAAAATGGAATTTCCATAAATTTCTCATTGATGAAAATGGTCACCTCGTTCGCGATGTGGATCCACGTACATTGCCTAATGATCCGATCATTACCGACTGGATTAAGAAATAA
- the bshB1 gene encoding bacillithiol biosynthesis deacetylase BshB1, translating to MKIDLLAFAAHPDDAELSASGTLIHHKMLGKTTGVIDLTRGELGSRGSVELRKQEAEAASKIMGLDLRENLGMSDGFFEVNEENLRKVITAIRKYQPEIILGPALEDRHPDHGRAAQLISRATFLAGLAKIETEEDGKKQSIWRAKAVYYYIQDKLLKPDIVVDITPYFDKKLEAIMAYSSQFYNPDSKEPQTPISTKEFFEYVKAKSLTFGRSIQCMYGEGFNIERTPGVNSLFDLK from the coding sequence ATGAAAATCGATCTTCTCGCTTTTGCCGCTCATCCCGATGATGCAGAATTATCTGCCTCGGGTACATTGATTCATCACAAAATGTTGGGTAAAACAACGGGTGTTATTGATCTTACCAGAGGTGAACTGGGTTCCCGAGGTTCGGTGGAATTGCGTAAACAGGAAGCGGAGGCCGCATCAAAAATCATGGGACTTGATCTCAGGGAAAATCTGGGAATGTCCGACGGATTTTTTGAGGTGAACGAAGAAAATCTGCGCAAGGTGATTACCGCTATTCGTAAATACCAGCCGGAGATTATTCTTGGTCCGGCATTAGAAGATCGTCACCCCGATCATGGTCGTGCAGCACAATTGATTTCGCGTGCCACATTTCTTGCGGGATTAGCAAAAATTGAAACTGAAGAGGATGGTAAAAAACAATCGATCTGGAGAGCAAAGGCGGTCTATTATTACATCCAGGATAAATTGCTGAAGCCGGATATTGTGGTGGATATCACGCCCTATTTCGATAAAAAACTTGAAGCTATCATGGCCTATAGTTCACAGTTTTATAATCCGGATTCCAAGGAACCGCAAACGCCTATTTCTACCAAGGAATTTTTCGAATATGTAAAAGCTAAATCGCTTACATTCGGACGATCCATTCAATGCATGTACGGCGAAGGTTTTAACATTGAGCGTACGCCCGGTGTGAATTCACTGTTCGATTTGAAATAA
- a CDS encoding GDYXXLXY domain-containing protein has translation MNSRKKLTVILGVFLIVLAVPVYLVVSNEMHISNEKSIYKFALRPVDPVDFMRGRYIVLRFNTSTEAAGEGNFYPEGKCYVAVDRDKDGWAYFHSVSSEIPKERDYFETKVRWVNDKFVQFMVPFDKYYMNEDLAPLAESSYNEMTRDDNEFYATVNIHDGKAILMEVYYQDEPLKDYLRKQMK, from the coding sequence ATGAATTCACGAAAAAAATTAACGGTCATATTGGGTGTATTTCTTATTGTCCTTGCCGTTCCGGTCTACCTGGTGGTAAGTAATGAAATGCACATCAGCAATGAAAAATCCATTTATAAATTTGCTTTGCGTCCGGTAGACCCGGTAGATTTTATGCGTGGACGATATATCGTTTTACGTTTTAACACAAGCACCGAAGCAGCCGGCGAAGGAAATTTTTATCCCGAAGGAAAATGTTATGTAGCGGTTGACCGCGATAAAGATGGCTGGGCCTATTTTCATTCTGTAAGCAGTGAAATTCCGAAGGAACGCGATTACTTTGAAACGAAAGTGAGATGGGTGAATGATAAGTTTGTCCAATTTATGGTGCCCTTCGATAAGTATTACATGAATGAAGATCTTGCTCCATTAGCAGAATCCTCGTATAATGAAATGACGCGCGACGATAATGAATTTTACGCAACGGTAAATATTCACGACGGCAAAGCGATTTTAATGGAAGTTTATTACCAGGATGAACCGCTGAAAGATTACCTGAGAAAACAGATGAAATAA
- a CDS encoding DUF2157 domain-containing protein: MNQTRLFSLSRIAIGNLGTIALSAGIISIFAHNWDDFPRGIRIILSFFPILIGMGSYAYMEMKKSESTVWRECSSLFLALMVGSSLALVSQVYNMGGGIDKFMFVWMLIVLPLIYISRSTSVAIFYTVGISVYVYAAYISNLRWFRFYSVPDEVLWYWVFLIGLVPYFLMIQKQNVFSYRGTILGWALALSLTYTIYYSTSANHYITVILGALFMYSLGKEFYGQQDRFWKRPFQSVSIYSIAAFAIVFSVKGVLLATLRADGYLSEENPYREFMPWMGGGEPEKEMIYFMNYVVPIALAALSSYFFWKQKDKGDDLNLAIFSFPIVMLLAMLTALSDSDVFARVLINLYLLGLAVWYLQHGLHHKIARLIVFGVTVFSVHMIVRYFDTDIPFLLKGMIYISVGVAFFVFNSVYSKRIEEKE; the protein is encoded by the coding sequence ATGAACCAAACCCGTCTGTTTTCATTATCGCGTATTGCCATTGGTAATTTAGGAACCATTGCGCTCAGCGCGGGTATCATATCCATTTTTGCGCATAATTGGGACGACTTCCCTCGTGGAATTCGAATTATCCTCAGCTTTTTTCCGATCCTGATTGGTATGGGAAGTTATGCCTACATGGAAATGAAAAAATCGGAATCCACCGTTTGGCGCGAATGCAGTTCATTGTTCCTTGCCCTAATGGTGGGATCATCACTGGCCCTCGTTTCGCAAGTGTATAATATGGGCGGAGGCATTGATAAATTCATGTTTGTCTGGATGCTCATTGTATTGCCACTCATTTACATCAGCCGTTCTACATCGGTAGCCATCTTTTATACCGTTGGAATTTCCGTTTATGTTTACGCCGCTTACATAAGTAATCTGCGTTGGTTTCGCTTTTATTCCGTTCCCGATGAAGTATTGTGGTACTGGGTGTTTTTAATCGGACTTGTTCCCTATTTCCTCATGATCCAAAAACAAAATGTATTCTCTTATCGCGGAACCATTTTAGGTTGGGCGCTGGCACTAAGCTTGACTTATACTATTTACTACTCCACTTCGGCCAATCATTACATCACCGTTATTCTTGGCGCCTTATTCATGTACAGTTTAGGAAAGGAATTTTACGGACAGCAGGACCGCTTTTGGAAACGACCTTTTCAATCCGTGAGTATTTACTCCATTGCCGCCTTTGCCATTGTGTTTTCCGTAAAAGGAGTTTTACTGGCAACCTTACGTGCAGACGGATACCTGAGTGAAGAAAATCCCTATCGCGAATTCATGCCATGGATGGGAGGCGGTGAACCGGAAAAAGAAATGATTTATTTCATGAATTACGTTGTACCCATCGCTCTCGCTGCATTAAGTTCTTATTTCTTCTGGAAACAAAAAGATAAGGGCGATGATCTGAACCTGGCCATCTTCTCTTTTCCCATAGTCATGTTGCTCGCCATGCTCACTGCTCTATCCGATTCGGATGTTTTTGCACGGGTATTGATTAATCTGTATTTATTGGGATTGGCTGTTTGGTACCTGCAACACGGACTCCACCACAAAATTGCGCGACTCATCGTTTTCGGTGTAACAGTATTTTCGGTCCACATGATTGTCCGCTATTTCGATACCGATATTCCGTTTCTGTTAAAAGGAATGATTTACATTTCCGTAGGTGTAGCCTTTTTTGTTTTCAATTCAGTGTATAGCAAACGTATCGAAGAGAAAGAATGA
- the uvrB gene encoding excinuclease ABC subunit UvrB, with the protein MSLTISSDFSPTGDQPEAIRQLTEGIQRGEPAQTLLGVTGSGKTFTVANVIQNVQKPTLILSHNKTLAAQLYAEFKQFFPNNAVEYFVSYYDYYQPEAYIPVTDTYIEKDLAINDEIEKLRLSATSSLLSGRNDVIVVSSVSCIYGMGNPSEFSKGKVTIKVGQVISRNQFLHKLVDGLYSRTEADFNRGNFRVKGDTVDIWLAYADHALRVVFWGDEIERLETIDPVNYRTIDKHEVFNIFPANIFVTSRDVIKNATWEIQQDMVKQVEYFKEIGKHLEAKRLEERVNFDLEMIRELGYCSGIENYSRYFDQREMGTRPFCLIDYFPNDFLMVIDESHVTVPQIRAMYGGDRSRKVNLVEYGFRLPSALDNRPLKFEEFESLTKQIIYVSATPADYELQQSGGIVVEQVIRPTGLLDPVIEIRPSANQIDDLLEEIATVTDRDERVLVTTLTKRMAEELAKYLEKMAVRCRYIHSDVDTLERVEILHDLRKGMFDVLIGVNLLREGLDLPEVSLVAILDADKEGFLRSERSLVQTVGRAARNVNGKVIMYADKMTDSMNKTITETNRRREKQMQYNKEHNITPKQIMKSLESPLAFGRNKPEDKLTPYAGEDIINSAADPVMQYLTKDELLIHIEKVKKAMESEAKGENFIEAARLRDEVFSLMELLKTK; encoded by the coding sequence ATGAGCCTTACTATTTCTTCCGATTTTTCCCCCACCGGCGATCAGCCCGAGGCGATACGTCAGCTCACGGAAGGAATTCAGCGGGGAGAGCCTGCACAAACCTTGTTGGGTGTTACCGGTTCGGGTAAGACTTTCACGGTGGCCAATGTGATTCAAAATGTACAGAAACCCACTTTAATATTATCGCACAATAAAACGCTGGCGGCACAGCTTTATGCAGAGTTCAAACAGTTTTTTCCGAATAATGCGGTGGAATATTTTGTGAGTTATTACGACTACTATCAACCAGAGGCTTATATCCCGGTGACGGATACCTATATCGAAAAAGATTTAGCCATTAATGATGAAATCGAAAAACTCCGCTTGTCGGCCACTTCTTCGTTGTTGTCCGGAAGAAACGATGTAATTGTTGTTTCATCAGTTTCCTGCATTTACGGTATGGGAAATCCATCCGAATTTTCGAAGGGGAAAGTAACCATCAAAGTCGGACAAGTCATTTCCAGAAATCAGTTTTTACATAAGCTGGTAGATGGATTATATTCACGAACCGAAGCCGATTTTAACCGCGGAAATTTCAGAGTAAAAGGAGATACGGTCGACATCTGGCTGGCTTATGCAGATCACGCATTGCGTGTGGTGTTTTGGGGCGATGAAATTGAACGGCTCGAAACCATTGATCCGGTCAATTACAGAACCATCGATAAACATGAAGTCTTCAATATTTTTCCTGCCAACATCTTTGTCACCAGTCGTGATGTGATTAAAAATGCCACCTGGGAAATTCAGCAGGATATGGTAAAACAGGTTGAATATTTTAAAGAAATCGGAAAACATCTCGAAGCAAAACGACTGGAAGAACGGGTGAATTTCGATCTTGAAATGATTCGCGAGTTGGGTTATTGCAGCGGAATTGAAAATTACAGCCGCTATTTCGATCAGCGCGAAATGGGAACACGACCTTTCTGCCTGATCGATTATTTTCCCAATGATTTTTTAATGGTGATCGATGAAAGTCACGTTACCGTTCCGCAAATTCGAGCCATGTACGGTGGCGATCGTTCGCGGAAAGTGAATCTGGTTGAATATGGATTTCGACTACCTTCTGCATTGGATAATCGTCCACTCAAATTCGAGGAATTCGAATCGCTCACCAAACAAATTATTTATGTAAGTGCTACGCCAGCCGATTACGAATTGCAACAATCCGGTGGTATTGTAGTGGAGCAGGTTATTCGTCCAACCGGACTTCTCGATCCGGTAATCGAAATTCGTCCCTCTGCCAATCAGATCGATGATTTATTGGAGGAAATTGCCACGGTAACCGATCGCGATGAACGGGTGTTGGTAACGACATTAACCAAACGAATGGCCGAAGAGTTGGCAAAATACCTGGAAAAAATGGCGGTTCGTTGTCGCTATATTCATAGTGATGTTGACACCCTGGAACGTGTAGAAATCCTGCACGATTTGCGCAAAGGAATGTTTGATGTACTGATTGGTGTGAATCTGTTAAGGGAAGGACTCGACTTACCCGAGGTTTCGCTGGTTGCTATTTTGGATGCTGATAAAGAAGGATTTTTACGTTCGGAACGATCTTTGGTACAGACTGTAGGAAGAGCGGCACGGAATGTGAATGGGAAAGTAATCATGTACGCCGATAAAATGACGGACTCCATGAACAAAACCATCACAGAAACCAATCGCCGACGTGAAAAACAAATGCAGTACAACAAGGAACATAATATTACACCGAAGCAGATTATGAAATCGCTGGAGTCGCCATTGGCTTTTGGTAGAAATAAACCGGAGGACAAACTTACGCCTTATGCAGGAGAAGATATTATTAACTCAGCTGCAGATCCGGTGATGCAATACCTCACGAAAGATGAATTACTGATTCATATTGAGAAAGTAAAAAAAGCAATGGAAAGCGAAGCGAAAGGAGAAAACTTTATCGAAGCTGCACGTTTACGCGATGAAGTCTTTTCGCTGATGGAATTATTAAAAACAAAATAG
- a CDS encoding PAS domain S-box protein: MPQDKGKIESAEIRFRSDSEGDLLLVLDRQFNLRFAFGSLPHLLEKNLKEINHETLQLILPASIRSAILNDLTEQEEYFTSVEIPDEMGHQQIVKLTVHLEDHLFICRFHHDTNHAQLHKPISGQQSEIFLHLVRNLDDAICISDDEGAILFANALFRKHFFGTDEKVGMSFQDALKRLNPENGSATVLLPKSGKKVGVKLFSYDKKEVLDFEYYCLPNVEENHRSYSVHVFSEMLIVPPQLEQFSENEMKYRRLIDSSDDIYFVSEVDNNGVLILKEVSERIKILAGYDPLEIIGQPTISFYGNSTDQELIRKELLEKGVIHEKDLLMLHRDGHYIWTSYSARAYMENGRMVIRGIMKDISKRKNAEIMLRERESFYRALIENSLEIVAIIESTGVIKFISTATKAIMDYHPVELIGKNVFEFFHPEERQQAIDSFTRRAIEGGIGRRLDWRVRTKSNEYRWLSVMINNLMENESVSGMVVNAIDVTDRFKAETQLHLSNARLEKLNLVNQLLLVSNSINDILDGVVQTLMEDVVKCDFGQIVIGKNSPLDNKHIPVYSAGYTIERVVMEIPTNFEDHELTHGKYTYIEDVFAKEILTENELYFHEKGIRSYVCFPLEVHGQIVAALRWGSKKPSFFSKDVLEFIDVVIVQVLLGINDIMLKEELLNSRMEQNAIIAANPDLVIRLNNKGIFLDVYGKHFKQLFKDHNNIISKSVEEVFPFYAAMMIQQNIKKSLHENQIVEGYFEMFYEGYVHFFEARISPLKTDQAILVIREVTEKMNAERSLKTRTIALEESPDGIFIVEKSSNTIVYVNHSFKEIIGNSIPDLVGMKFFGEQVTEMFAPWMSVLLDENEQESALMAMREGKKYLKEIQFKNEDSFRYLMFTLYSVDEGEEKISYVGLVRDISALKILEKKLLASVVEAQEEEQKRIAADLHDGLGQTLTAVNLHFNALINTHEDIQHTELAETTSKLIHRAIQDTRQISHSFMPSSLEKFGLVQTMNNLVDSYNRLETGIKIRFVSFLEDDVFINPSIEIALYRIFQELLNNSVKHSKATEFRVILRMEDEKIVLQCEDNGIGYNPKEVSSGIGLNNIKVRVRFCNGSILTESGKGKGTINVVRVPTTLNPNTSNYEKGSLS; the protein is encoded by the coding sequence ATGCCTCAAGATAAGGGAAAAATAGAAAGTGCAGAGATCCGTTTCAGGTCCGATTCCGAAGGAGATTTGTTATTGGTGCTCGATCGCCAGTTCAATTTGCGGTTTGCGTTTGGATCATTGCCTCATTTACTGGAGAAAAATTTAAAAGAAATTAATCATGAAACCCTCCAGTTAATATTGCCTGCTTCCATCCGATCCGCTATACTCAATGATTTAACGGAACAGGAAGAATATTTTACAAGTGTGGAAATTCCCGATGAAATGGGACATCAGCAAATCGTAAAATTAACTGTTCACCTGGAAGATCATTTGTTTATTTGCCGTTTTCATCACGATACGAATCATGCGCAATTGCATAAACCTATTTCCGGTCAACAAAGTGAGATTTTTTTGCACTTAGTACGGAATTTAGACGATGCCATTTGTATTTCGGATGATGAAGGTGCGATTCTTTTTGCCAATGCTCTTTTTAGAAAACATTTTTTCGGTACCGACGAAAAAGTGGGTATGTCCTTTCAGGATGCATTAAAGCGATTGAATCCGGAAAATGGAAGTGCAACTGTTTTACTTCCGAAATCCGGAAAAAAAGTGGGAGTAAAATTATTTTCCTACGATAAAAAGGAAGTCCTCGATTTCGAATATTACTGCTTACCGAATGTAGAGGAGAATCACCGGTCCTATTCCGTTCATGTGTTTTCTGAAATGCTGATAGTTCCTCCCCAGTTAGAACAGTTTTCTGAAAATGAAATGAAATACCGTCGTCTGATTGACAGCAGTGATGATATTTATTTCGTTTCGGAAGTGGATAATAATGGTGTGTTGATTTTAAAGGAAGTCTCTGAACGCATCAAAATTCTCGCGGGTTATGATCCTTTGGAAATTATTGGTCAACCGACCATTTCCTTTTATGGCAATTCAACCGATCAGGAACTTATTCGAAAAGAATTGCTTGAAAAAGGCGTGATTCACGAAAAAGATCTGTTGATGCTGCATCGTGATGGTCATTATATCTGGACCTCCTATTCTGCAAGAGCCTATATGGAGAATGGCAGAATGGTGATTCGTGGAATAATGAAAGATATTTCCAAACGGAAAAATGCTGAAATAATGTTGCGGGAACGTGAAAGTTTCTATCGCGCTTTAATTGAGAATTCATTGGAGATTGTTGCGATTATTGAATCAACCGGAGTCATAAAATTTATTTCCACAGCCACCAAGGCCATTATGGATTATCACCCGGTGGAGCTGATTGGAAAAAATGTGTTTGAATTTTTCCATCCCGAAGAACGACAACAAGCTATTGATTCCTTTACCCGTCGCGCCATTGAAGGTGGAATTGGACGGAGATTGGATTGGAGAGTGCGGACCAAATCAAATGAATACCGCTGGTTGAGTGTTATGATCAATAACCTGATGGAGAATGAATCGGTAAGCGGGATGGTGGTAAATGCTATTGATGTTACCGATCGCTTTAAAGCAGAAACCCAATTGCATCTTTCGAATGCACGATTGGAAAAACTGAATCTAGTGAATCAGTTGTTGTTGGTTTCTAATTCCATTAACGACATTCTCGATGGTGTGGTTCAAACCCTTATGGAAGATGTAGTAAAATGCGATTTTGGTCAAATAGTTATTGGTAAAAATTCGCCTTTGGACAATAAGCATATTCCTGTTTATTCAGCCGGTTATACCATTGAACGGGTAGTAATGGAAATTCCTACCAATTTCGAAGACCACGAATTAACGCATGGAAAATATACCTACATCGAAGATGTGTTTGCCAAGGAAATACTAACTGAAAATGAATTGTATTTTCATGAAAAGGGAATTCGATCATACGTTTGTTTTCCGCTGGAAGTCCACGGACAAATTGTCGCCGCTTTACGATGGGGTAGCAAAAAACCATCCTTTTTTTCTAAGGATGTATTAGAATTTATTGATGTGGTTATTGTTCAGGTTCTATTGGGTATTAATGATATTATGCTCAAAGAAGAATTGCTGAACTCACGGATGGAGCAAAATGCAATTATTGCCGCAAATCCCGATTTAGTCATTCGTTTAAATAACAAAGGGATTTTTCTGGATGTTTACGGGAAGCACTTTAAACAATTATTTAAGGATCATAATAACATTATCTCTAAATCTGTAGAAGAAGTATTTCCCTTCTACGCAGCAATGATGATTCAGCAGAATATTAAAAAATCACTGCATGAAAATCAGATTGTAGAAGGTTATTTTGAGATGTTCTATGAAGGTTATGTACATTTTTTCGAAGCAAGGATATCACCTTTAAAAACGGATCAGGCTATTTTGGTGATTCGTGAAGTGACCGAAAAAATGAATGCTGAACGTTCTTTAAAAACAAGGACCATTGCACTGGAAGAATCGCCTGATGGAATTTTTATTGTGGAGAAGTCATCTAACACCATTGTTTATGTGAATCATTCGTTTAAGGAAATCATTGGAAATTCTATTCCGGATTTGGTTGGTATGAAATTTTTTGGTGAGCAGGTTACTGAAATGTTTGCTCCATGGATGTCGGTATTACTTGATGAAAATGAACAGGAAAGCGCATTAATGGCTATGCGTGAAGGTAAGAAGTACCTAAAAGAGATACAGTTTAAAAATGAAGATTCATTCCGCTACCTGATGTTTACCTTGTATTCGGTGGATGAAGGAGAAGAGAAAATCAGTTATGTTGGACTGGTTCGTGATATTTCTGCTTTAAAAATATTAGAGAAAAAATTATTGGCTTCTGTAGTTGAAGCCCAGGAAGAAGAACAAAAACGGATTGCGGCTGATTTGCACGATGGATTAGGTCAAACCCTCACGGCAGTGAACCTTCATTTTAATGCCTTAATTAATACACACGAGGATATTCAGCATACAGAATTGGCAGAAACAACCAGTAAATTGATTCACCGCGCCATTCAGGATACACGACAGATTTCGCATTCCTTTATGCCTTCCTCGTTAGAGAAATTCGGATTGGTTCAAACCATGAATAATCTGGTGGATAGTTATAACCGACTGGAAACCGGAATTAAAATTCGTTTTGTATCCTTTCTGGAGGATGATGTTTTCATTAATCCTTCCATTGAAATTGCACTCTATCGGATTTTTCAGGAATTGCTCAATAATTCGGTTAAACATTCTAAAGCCACTGAGTTTCGTGTGATTTTAAGAATGGAAGATGAAAAAATTGTTCTTCAATGTGAGGATAACGGCATTGGCTATAATCCAAAAGAAGTTTCATCCGGAATCGGATTAAACAATATAAAAGTTCGTGTTCGTTTTTGCAATGGATCTATATTAACAGAATCCGGAAAAGGAAAAGGAACCATCAATGTAGTTCGTGTACCAACAACACTTAACCCAAATACAAGCAATTATGAAAAAGGTTCTCTTAGTTGA
- a CDS encoding response regulator transcription factor, which translates to MKKVLLVDDHKIIRDGIKAIFKPTDGIQIVGECEDGDEVLDFLKNHEVDVILMDINMKRLNGIEATELVKQDYPDVNVIALSMYNEEGFISRILKAGAIGYLLKNAGKQEIISAINSAAEGKSYFDKEVAEVMMSKFLRVDNGAKKAKNNQFLISIDDLTKREIEVIKLITEELTTQEISEKLFISPRTVDSHRRNLLQKIGVKNTAGLVKFALHYKIID; encoded by the coding sequence ATGAAAAAGGTTCTCTTAGTTGATGATCATAAGATCATTCGCGATGGTATTAAAGCCATCTTTAAACCAACCGATGGCATTCAGATCGTGGGAGAATGTGAAGATGGAGATGAAGTGCTGGACTTTCTGAAAAACCATGAAGTGGATGTGATCCTGATGGATATCAATATGAAACGATTGAATGGAATTGAAGCAACGGAACTGGTAAAACAGGATTATCCGGATGTAAATGTCATTGCTTTATCCATGTACAACGAAGAAGGTTTTATTTCGCGTATTCTCAAAGCCGGTGCGATTGGGTATTTGCTAAAAAATGCCGGTAAACAGGAAATCATTTCGGCGATCAATTCTGCTGCAGAAGGAAAAAGTTATTTCGATAAAGAAGTAGCAGAGGTGATGATGTCGAAATTCCTGAGGGTGGATAATGGAGCTAAAAAAGCGAAAAACAATCAATTCTTAATATCGATCGACGATTTAACCAAACGCGAAATTGAAGTGATAAAACTGATAACCGAAGAATTAACTACACAGGAAATCAGTGAAAAATTATTTATATCTCCCCGTACGGTTGATTCCCACAGACGAAATCTATTGCAGAAAATAGGAGTGAAGAACACCGCTGGATTGGTAAAATTTGCTTTGCATTATAAAATTATTGATTAA